In Choloepus didactylus isolate mChoDid1 chromosome 6, mChoDid1.pri, whole genome shotgun sequence, one DNA window encodes the following:
- the LOC119538201 gene encoding vegetative cell wall protein gp1-like, whose product MAGRNPPAAQGRRGAGASSSPELPRRNCGAALPHNLSQPRSRAGLLSGPESPNPKGNKRPLRDSDSHAGPGGPARRGLPSAAFLFATAPPLARGLRSGLSPLPGAEPGILQTPALFSEGPRSASPPFPAGSSPPRKCRPWAQLQEGDTAGSAQPAREATDPPPHRARNHRGPTAPNHPKPVQRSRRCHDTPKEPPRRSWEPAEHLPGPHPSPPRAEGSRVPGSLPGPSEPGHLGKGRLRISASRGLKD is encoded by the exons ATGGCTGGGAGGAACCCGCCAGCGGCCCAAGGACGTCGTGGGGCCGGGGCCTCCTCCAGCCCAGAGCTTCCCCGCAGAAACTGCGGCGCCGCCCTCCCCCACAACCTCTCCCAGCCCCGCAGCAGGGCTGGGCTCCTCTCTGGACCCGAAAGCCCAAATCCCAAAGGCAATAAACGCCCCCTCAGAGATTCGGACTCCCATGCGGGGCCTGGCGGCCCTGCGCGCCGCGGGCTCCCCTCCGCGGCCTTTCTGTTCGCCACTGCCCCTCCCCTGGCTCGGGGGCTCCGGAGtggcctctcccctctccctgggGCAGAGCCCGGGATTTTGCAAACCCCTGCTCTATTCTCCGAGGGTCCCCGGAGCGCCTCTCCCCCCTTCCCCGCAGGCTCCAGCCCCCCGCGGAAGTGCAGGCCGTGGGCTCAACTCCAGGAAGGAGACACCGCGGGGTCAGCCCAGCCAGCCCGGGAGGCCACCGACCCACCGCCGCACCGAGCCCGGAACCACCGAGGCCCGACGGCCCCAAACCACCCAAAGCCTGTCCAGAGATCTCGGCGCTGTCACGACACACCAAAA GAGCCCCCTCGGAGGTCCTGGGAGCCTGCGGAGCACCTGCCCGGCCCACACCCGAGCCCCCCGCGTGCAGAGGGCAGCCGCGTGCCTGGAAGCCTCCCCGGGCCCTCTGAGCCTGGGCACCTTGGCAAAGGGCGGCTCCGAATCTCTGCCTCGAGGGGCTTGAAGGACTGA